Proteins co-encoded in one Sus scrofa isolate TJ Tabasco breed Duroc chromosome 14, Sscrofa11.1, whole genome shotgun sequence genomic window:
- the ZMIZ1 gene encoding LOW QUALITY PROTEIN: zinc finger MIZ domain-containing protein 1 (The sequence of the model RefSeq protein was modified relative to this genomic sequence to represent the inferred CDS: inserted 1 base in 1 codon) — protein sequence MNSMDRHIQQTNDRLQCIKQHLQNPANFHNAATELLDWCGDPRAFQRPFEQSLMGCLTVVSRVAAQQGFDLDLGYRLLAVCAANRDKFTPKSAALLSSWCEELGRLLLLRHQKSRQSDPPGKLPMQPPLNSMSSMKPTLSHSDGSFPYDSVPWQQNTNQPPGSLSVVTTVWGVTNTSQSQVLGNPMANANNPMNPGGNPMASGMTTSNPGLNSPQFAGQQQQFSAKAGPAQPYIQQSMYGRPNYPGSGGFGASYPGGPSAPAGMGIPPHTRPPADFTQPAAAAAAAAVAAAAATATATATATVAALQETQNKDINQYGPMGPTQAYNSQFMNQPGPRGPASMGGSMNPASMAAGMTPSGMSGPPMGMNQPRPPGISPFGTHGQRMPQQTYPGPRPQSLPIQSIKRPYPGEPNYGNQQYGPNSQFPTQPGQYPXPQPPRPLTSPNYPGQRMPSQPSTGQYPPPTVNMGQYYKPEQFNGQNNTFSGSSYSNYSQGNVNRPPRPVPVANYPHSPVPGNPTPPMTPGSSIPPYLSPSQDVKPPFPPDIKPNMSALPPPPANHNDELRLTFPVRDGVVLEPFRLEHNLAVSNHVFHLRPTVHQTLMWRSDLELQFKCYHHEDRQMNTNWPASVQVSVNATPLTIERGDNKTSHKPLHLKHVCQPGRNTIQITVTACCCSHLFVLQLVHRPSVRSVLQGLLKKRLLPAEHCITKIKRNFSSVAASSGNTTLNGEDGVEQTAIKVSLKCPITFRRIQLPARGHDCKHVQCFDLESYLQLNCERGTWRCPVCNKTALLEGLEVDQYMWGILNAIQHSEFEEVTIDPTCSWRPVPIKSDLHIKDDPDGIPSKRFKTMSPSQMIMPNVMEMIAALGPGPSPYPLPPPPGGTNSNDYSSQGNNYQGHGNFDFPHGNPGGTSMNDFMHGPPQLSHPPDMPNNMAALEKPLSHPMQETMPHAGSSDQPHPSIQQGLHVPHPSSQSGPPLHHSGAPPPPSQPPRQPPQAAPSNHPHSDLTFNPSSALEGQAGAQGASDMPEPSLDLLPELTNPDELLSYLDPPDLPSNSNDDLLSLFENN from the exons CCCTGCTGTCCTCCTGGTGCGAGGAGCTTGGCCGCCTGCTGCTGCTCCGACATCAGAAGAGCCGCCAGAGCGACCCCCCTGGGAAACTCCCCATGCAGCCCCCCCTCAACTCCATGAGCTCCATGAAACCCACTCTGTCGCACAG TGATGGGTCATTCCCCTACGACTCTGTCCCTTGGCAGCAGAACACCAACCAGCCTCCCGGCTCCCTCTCCGTGGTCACCACGGTGTGGGGAGTGACCAACACATCCCAGAGCCAG GTCCTCGGGAACCCTATGGCCAATGCCAACAACCCCATGAATCCAGGCGGCAACCCCATGGCGTCGGGCATGACCACCAGCAACCCCGGCCTCAACTCTCCACAATTTGCcgggcagcagcagcagttctCCGCTAAGGCTGGCCCCGCTCAGCCCTACATCCAGCAGAGCATGTATGGCCGTCCCAACTACCCTGGCAGCGGGGGCTTCGGGGCCAG TTACCCTGGGGGCCCTAGTGCCCCTGCAGGCATGGGCATCCCTCCGCACACCAGGCCGCCTGCTGACTTCACTCAGCCAGCAGCTGCcgcagcagcagctgcagtggcagcggcagcagccacagccacggccacagctaCGGCCACTGTGGCAGCCTTGCAGGAAACACAGAACAAGGATATAAACCAGTATGGACCG ATGGGTCCCACCCAGGCGTATAACAGCCAATTCATGAACCAGCCCGGGCCTCGGGGGCCTGCCTCCATGGGGGGCAGCATGAACCCCGCAAGCATGGCGGCTGGCATGACACCCTCGGGGATGAGCGGCCCTCCCATGGGCATGAATCAACCCCGGCCACCCGGCATCAGCCCCTTTGGCACACACGGGCAGCGGATGCCCCAGCAGACCTACCCGGGCCCCCGGCCCCAGTCCCTTCCCATTCAGAGCATAAAGAGGCCATACCCGGGAGAG CCCAATTATGGAAACCAGCAATACGGACCAAACAGCCAGTTCCCCACCCAGCCAGGCCAgtacc acccccaacccccgcgGCCGCTCACCTCTCCCAACTACCCTGGGCAGAGGATGCCCAGCCAGCCGAGCACCGGGCAGTACCCGCCCCCCACAGTCAACATGGGGCAGTATTACAAG CCAGAGCAGTTTAATGGACAAAATAACACCTTCTCTGGAAGCAGCTACAGCAACTACAGCCAAGGGAATGTCAatagg CCTCCCAGGCCGGTTCCCGTGGCAAATTACCCCCACTCACCTGTTCCAGGGAACCCTACGCCCCCCATGACCCCTGGGAGTAGCATCCCCCCATACCTGTCCCCCAGCCAAGATGTTAAACCACCCTTCCCACCGGACATCAAGCCAAATATGAGCGCTCTACCACCACCCCCAG CCAACCACAATGACGAGCTGCGGCTCACATTCCCCGTGCGCGATGGTGTGGTGCTGGAGCCCTTCCGCCTGGAGCACAACCTGGCCGTCAGCAACCACGTCTTTCACCTGCGGCCCACGGTCCACCAGACGCTGATGTGGAG GTCTGACCTGGAGCTGCAATTCAAGTGCTACCACCACGAGGACCGGCAGATGAACACCAACTGGCCGGCCTCAGTGCAGGTCAGCGTCAATGCCACGCCCCTCACCATCGAGCGCGGCGACAACAAGACGTCCCACAAGCCCCTGCACCTCAAGCATGTGTGCCAGCCTGGCCGCAACACCATCCAGATCACTGTCACAGCCTGCTGCTGC TCCCACCTCTTCGTGCTGCAGCTGGTCCACCGGCCCTCTGTGCGCTCCGTGCTGCAAGGCCTCCTCAAGAAGCGGCTCCTGCCTGCAGAACACTGTATCACGAAAA TCAAGCGGAATTTCAGCAGCGTGGCCGCCTCATCAGGCAACACGACCCTCAATGGGGAGGATGGCGTAGAGCAGACCGCCATCAAGGTGTCTCTGAAGTGCCCCATCACATTCCGGCGCATTCAGCTGCCTGCTCGAGGCCATGATTGCAAGCACGTCCAG TGCTTTGACTTGGAGTCGTACCTGCAGCTGAATTGTGAGAGAGGGACCTGGAGGTGTCCTGTGTGCAA TAAAACCGCTCTGCTCGAGGGCCTGGAGGTGGATCAGTACATGTGGGGCATCCTGAACGCCATCCAACA CTCCGAGTTTGAAGAGGTCACCATCGACCCCACGTGCAGCTGGCGACCAGTGCCCATCAAGTCGGACCTACACATTAAGGATGACCCTGACGGCATCCCTTCCAAGCGGTTCAAGACCATGAGTCCCAGCCAGATGATTATGCCCAATGTCATGGAGATGATtgcagccctgggccctggcccaTCCCCCTATCCGCTCCCGCCTCCACCCGGGGGCACCAACTCCAACGACTACAGCAGCCAAG GCAACAACTACCAGGGCCATGGCAACTTTGACTTCCCCCACGGGAACCCCGGCGGGACGTCCATGAACGACTTCATGCACGGGCCCCCCCAGCTCTCCCATCCCCCGGATATGCCCAACAACATGGCCGCCCTCGAGAAGCCCCTCAGTCACCCCATGCAGGAGACT ATGCCACACGCTGGCAGTTCTGACCAGCCCCATCCCTCCATACAACAAGGTTTGCACGTCCCACACCCCAGCAGCCAGTCAGGGCCTCCATTACATCACAGtggggctcctcctcctccttcccagcctccccgGCAACCGCCACAGGCCGCTCCCAGCAACCATCCACACAGCGACCTGACCTTTAACCCCTCCTCAGCCTTAGAGGGTCAGGCCGGAGCGCAGGGAGCGTCCGACATGCCGGAGCCTTCGCTGGAT CTCCTTCCAGAACTCACAAACCCGGACGAGCTCCTCTCGTACCTGGACCCCCCCGACCTGCCGAGCAATAGTAACGATGACCTCCTGTCTCTCTTTGAGAACAACTGA